In a genomic window of Quercus lobata isolate SW786 chromosome 4, ValleyOak3.0 Primary Assembly, whole genome shotgun sequence:
- the LOC115987854 gene encoding F-box/kelch-repeat protein At3g23880-like isoform X1, with translation MSDYLPEEVVLEILQRLPVKSLIRFRCVSKSWNSLITSFAFINSHLTRSLSLPSNSNKLIVRHCVDNPYVDHYKLIDDNSDSFDQIQSIELPRRSRRIQHFELIGSVNGLFSLYDQDCYILWNPSIRKFITLPKPCSFIGCCRRAFGFDPRTNDCKLVRIAFPGRINKAKPPLIEVYSLNEGCWRITSASFPPGINVTDWHKPAASLNGAVHFAAEYEPGGPCGPLVLSFDLRDEVFHVIPLPNVTFKSTYNDHTSVIGGSLSLLLYYDRHADNKCCVIWVMKEYGVVDSWTKQFTVNLNRGKIIRVLGLQKNGNILVEAILSRPRRCELSSYDPKSEQVKNLGICGCSYNFHVDNYMENLGLLDKPNETVFKSRVSRKRKCSLEAKSMGHQLL, from the exons ATGTCAGACTATCTCCCAGAGGAAGTGGTGCTGGAAATTCTGCAAAGACTTCCCGTCAAATCCCTAATTCGATTCAGGTGCGTTTCAAAATCATGGAACTCTCTAATTACAAGCTTTGCCTTCATCAATTCCCATCTCACTCGATCACTTTCACTTCCTTCCAACTCCAACAAATTAATTGTTAGGCATTGCGTTGATAATCCTTATGTAGATCACTACAAATTAATTGACGATAACAGTGACTCATTTGATCAAATTCAAAGCATTGAGCTCCCACGCAGGAGTCGCCGTATCCAACATTTTGAGTTAATTGGTTCCGTGAATGGATTGTTCAGCCTATATGATCAAGATTGCTATATTCTTTGGAATCCCTctattagaaaatttattacCCTTCCAAAGCCTTGCTCATTCATTGGGTGTTGTCGCCGTGCATTCGGGTTTGATCCGCGAACTAATGATTGTAAGCTAGTGAGGATTGCATTTCCAGGTCGAATTAATAAGGCCAAACCACCTCTAATTGAGGTTTACTCTCTCAACGAGGGGTGTTGGAGAATTACTAGTGCCTCTTTTCCTCCTGGTATTAACGTTACTGATTGGCATAAACCCGCAGCTTCTTTAAATGGGGCAGTCCATTTTGCGGCGGAATATGAGCCTGGTGGCCCTTGTGGCCCATTGGTTTTGTCATTTGATTTGCGTGATGAGGTTTTTCATGTGATACCATTGCCAAATGTTACATTCAAATCAACTTACAATGATCATACCTCAGTAATTGGGGGATCGCTTTCTCTATTACTTTATTATGATAGGCATGCAGACAACAAGTGTTGTGTCATTTGGGTGATGAAAGAGTATGGAGTTGTTGATTCTTGGACTAAACAGTTCACTGTTAATCTCAACAGAGGAAAAATTATAAGGGTATTAGGTCTCCAAAAGAATGGTAATATATTAGTGGAGGCAATATTATCAAGACCACGTCGTTGTGAGCTCTCTTCATATGACCCTAAGAGTGAACAAGTTAAGAATTTGGGGATTTGTGGGTGTTCATACAATTTTCATGTTGATAATTATATGGAGAACCTTGGCTTACTTGACAAACCAAATGAGACAGTTTTCAAAAGCAGAGTGAGCAGGAAGAGGAAATGCAG TTTAGAAGCAAAGAGTATGGGACACCAGCTTTTGTGA
- the LOC115987854 gene encoding F-box protein At3g07870-like isoform X2 has product MSDYLPEEVVLEILQRLPVKSLIRFRCVSKSWNSLITSFAFINSHLTRSLSLPSNSNKLIVRHCVDNPYVDHYKLIDDNSDSFDQIQSIELPRRSRRIQHFELIGSVNGLFSLYDQDCYILWNPSIRKFITLPKPCSFIGCCRRAFGFDPRTNDCKLVRIAFPGRINKAKPPLIEVYSLNEGCWRITSASFPPGINVTDWHKPAASLNGAVHFAAEYEPGGPCGPLVLSFDLRDEVFHVIPLPNVTFKSTYNDHTSVIGGSLSLLLYYDRHADNKCCVIWVMKEYGVVDSWTKQFTVNLNRGKIIRVLGLQKNGNILVEAILSRPRRCELSSYDPKSEQVKNLGICGCSYNFHVDNYMENLGLLDKPNETVFKSRVSRKRKCSLIV; this is encoded by the exons ATGTCAGACTATCTCCCAGAGGAAGTGGTGCTGGAAATTCTGCAAAGACTTCCCGTCAAATCCCTAATTCGATTCAGGTGCGTTTCAAAATCATGGAACTCTCTAATTACAAGCTTTGCCTTCATCAATTCCCATCTCACTCGATCACTTTCACTTCCTTCCAACTCCAACAAATTAATTGTTAGGCATTGCGTTGATAATCCTTATGTAGATCACTACAAATTAATTGACGATAACAGTGACTCATTTGATCAAATTCAAAGCATTGAGCTCCCACGCAGGAGTCGCCGTATCCAACATTTTGAGTTAATTGGTTCCGTGAATGGATTGTTCAGCCTATATGATCAAGATTGCTATATTCTTTGGAATCCCTctattagaaaatttattacCCTTCCAAAGCCTTGCTCATTCATTGGGTGTTGTCGCCGTGCATTCGGGTTTGATCCGCGAACTAATGATTGTAAGCTAGTGAGGATTGCATTTCCAGGTCGAATTAATAAGGCCAAACCACCTCTAATTGAGGTTTACTCTCTCAACGAGGGGTGTTGGAGAATTACTAGTGCCTCTTTTCCTCCTGGTATTAACGTTACTGATTGGCATAAACCCGCAGCTTCTTTAAATGGGGCAGTCCATTTTGCGGCGGAATATGAGCCTGGTGGCCCTTGTGGCCCATTGGTTTTGTCATTTGATTTGCGTGATGAGGTTTTTCATGTGATACCATTGCCAAATGTTACATTCAAATCAACTTACAATGATCATACCTCAGTAATTGGGGGATCGCTTTCTCTATTACTTTATTATGATAGGCATGCAGACAACAAGTGTTGTGTCATTTGGGTGATGAAAGAGTATGGAGTTGTTGATTCTTGGACTAAACAGTTCACTGTTAATCTCAACAGAGGAAAAATTATAAGGGTATTAGGTCTCCAAAAGAATGGTAATATATTAGTGGAGGCAATATTATCAAGACCACGTCGTTGTGAGCTCTCTTCATATGACCCTAAGAGTGAACAAGTTAAGAATTTGGGGATTTGTGGGTGTTCATACAATTTTCATGTTGATAATTATATGGAGAACCTTGGCTTACTTGACAAACCAAATGAGACAGTTTTCAAAAGCAGAGTGAGCAGGAAGAGGAAATGCAG TTTGATAGTTTAG
- the LOC115987857 gene encoding uncharacterized protein LOC115987857 has protein sequence MSLPNCAFSWSNIQTSVIGGSLSLLVYDNRFVASRRCAIWVMKEYGVVDSWTKLLTVDFNKEIIGVLCLQKNGNILVEAKLPSDWELSSYDPKSQHVKSLGICGRPHYFHVDNYVENLVLLDKPNDAVSKRGACRKRKCRLTSDKEICQLQEAKHLLQEILQHASVYELQVDIIHQQEAIILPLQEAILHDGRALQLQEALLYELETILPQQTEKIATLISQIEIMETAESKLVFLIQRLKGQAEVETMLQQKTEKMTSLKSQLEKMDTIKSKLVSLIQQFKGQAGEMFSGVGDQSSAQLQQRSSSAGQEM, from the exons ATGTCATTGCCAAATTGTGCATTCAGTTGGAGTAATATTCAAACCTCGGTAATTGGGGGATCGCTTTCTCTGTTAGTTTATGATAATAGGTTTGTAGCCAGCAGACGTTGTGCCATTTGGGTGATGAAAGAGTATGGCGTTGTTGATTCTTGGACTAAATTGTTAACCGTTGATTTCAACAAAGAAATTATAGGGGTATTATGTCTCCAGAAGAATGGCAATATATTAGTGGAGGCAAAACTACCAAGTGATTGGGAGCTCTCTTCATATGACCCTAAGAGCCAACATGTTAAGAGTTTGGGGATTTGTGGGAGGCCGCACTATTTTCATGTTGATAATTATGTGGAGAACCTTGTCTTACTCGACAAACCGAATGATGCAGTTTCCAAAAGGGGAGCGTGCAGGAAGAGGAAATGCAG GTTGACTTCAGACAAAGAGATATGCCAGCTACAAGAGGCAAAACACCTGCTACAAGAGATACTACAACATGCGAGTGTATACGAGCTACAAGTGGACATAATACATCAACAAGAGGCAATTATATTGCCTCTACAAGAGGCAATACTACACGACGGGAGAGCACTCCAGCTACAAGAGGCATTGCTATATGAACTGGAGACAATACTACCGCAGCAGACAGAGAAAATAGCCACTTTGATATCACAAATTGAGATAATGGAGACTGCAGAATCAAAATTGGTCTTTTTAATTCAACGATTAAAGGGCCAG GCTGAAGTAGAGACAATGCTACAACAGAAGACAGAGAAAATGACCTCTTTAAAATCACAATTGGAGAAAATGGAcactataaaatcaaaattggtatCTTTGATTCAACAATTCAAGGGTCAG GCTGGAGAGATGTTTAGTGGCGTTGGAGATCAAAGTTCAGCACAACTACAACAAAGATCCTCTTCTGCAGGGCAAGAAATGTGA
- the LOC115987853 gene encoding F-box/kelch-repeat protein At3g23880-like: protein MSDYLPEEVVLEILHRLPVKSLIRFRCVSRSWNSLITSSAFINSRLTRSLSLPSNSNNLIVRHCVDNSYVNYFKLIDDKNDSFDQIQNIELPRRSRRIKSFVLIGSVNGLFSLYEQHRYILWNPSIRKCITLPRPCITSKTHGSIGFCRQAFGFDPRTNDYKLVRIAFPSRINMSEEAKPPLIEVYSLNEGCWRVTSTSFPPGITFTDWRRPATSLNGAVHFAVEYEYKLGGPCGPLVLLFDLLDEVFHVISLPNVTFKWTNNAHTSVIGGSLSLLFYYYGRHADNKCCAIWVMKEYGVVDSWTKQFTVNLNGGVEIIRVLGLQKNGNILVEAILSGPCRCELSSYDPKSEQVKNLGICGSSYNFHVDNYMENLSLLDKPNETVSERRVSRKSKCRYKLDLTQNFSIYLSQFYLILCIYYCVVVSKHEVPNLNILFSDVNLLSKEWSEFLSTILLFCMLELVNINERLTKAEPPCSTFQETRAL, encoded by the coding sequence ATGTCAGACTATCTCCCAGAGGAAGTGGTGCTGGAAATTCTGCACAGACTTCCCGTCAAATCCCTAATTCGATTCAGGTGCGTTTCTAGATCATGGAACTCTCTAATTACAAGCTCTGCCTTCATCAATTCCCGTCTCACTCGATCACTTTCACTGCCTTCCAACTCCAACAATTTAATTGTTAGGCACTGCGTTGATAACTCGTATGTAAATTACTTCAAATTAATTGACGATAAAAATGACTCAtttgatcaaattcaaaacattgAGCTCCCACGCAGGAGTCGCCGTATCAAATCTTTTGTGCTAATTGGTTCCGTGAATGGCTTGTTCAGTCTATATGAACAGCATCGCTATATTCTTTGGAATCCCTCTATTAGAAAATGTATTACCCTTCCAAGGCCTTGCATTACTTCCAAGACACATGGCTCCATTGGGTTTTGTCGCCAAGCATTCGGGTTTGATCCGCGAACTAATGATTATAAGCTAGTGAGGATTGCATTTCCAAGTCGAATTAATATGTCTGAAGAGGCCAAACCACCTCTAATTGAGGTTTACTCTCTTAATGAGGGGTGTTGGAGAGTTACTAGTACCTCTTTTCCTCCAGGTATTACTTTTACTGATTGGCGTCGACCAGCAACTTCTTTAAATGGGGCAGTCCATTTTGCTGTGGAATATGAGTACAAGCTCGGAGGCCCTTGTGGCCCattggttttgttatttgatTTGCTTGATGAGGTTTTTCATGTGATATCATTGCCAAATGTTACATTCAAATGGACTAACAATGCTCATACCTCAGTAATTGGGGGATCGctttctctattattttattattatggtaGGCATGCAGACAACAAGTGTTGTGCCATTTGGGTGATGAAAGAGTATGGAGTTGTTGATTCTTGGACTAAACAGTTCACTGTTAATCTCAACGGAGGAGTAGAAATTATAAGGGTATTAGGTCTCCAAAAGAATGGTAATATATTAGTGGAGGCAATATTATCAGGACCATGTCGTTGTGAGCTCTCTTCATATGACCCTAAGAGTGAACAAGTTAAGAATTTGGGGATTTGTGGGAGTTCATACAATTTTCATGTTGATAATTATATGGAGAACCTTAGCTTACTCGACAAACCAAATGAGACAGTTTCCGAAAGGAGAGTGAGCAGGAAGAGTAAATGCAGGTATAAGCTTGATTTAACTCAAAATTTCAGCATTTACTTGTCTCAGTTTTATCTAATTCTTTGTATATACTATTGTGTGGTTGTAAGTAAACATGAAGTTCCAAACCTCAATATACTGTTTTCGGATGTTAATTTGTTATCAAAAGAGTGGTCAGAATTTTTAAGTACaattcttttgttttgcatGCTGGAATTGGTAAATATAAATGAAAGATTGACAAAGGCCGAACCTCCCTGTTCAACATTCCAGGAGACCAGAGCACTCTGA